The following are encoded in a window of Sulfitobacter sp. S190 genomic DNA:
- a CDS encoding 2-hydroxychromene-2-carboxylate isomerase, with the protein MTQIDYYFATLSPYCYLAGTRLEQMAARTGATVTYKPFDIVAAFGRTGGTPPKDRHISRIEYRAQELPRQAKKLGMPFNLQPAHWPTNGAPAAYAFIAAQNAGGGDLGALAHAICRAVWAEEKDIAEDAVVKACLQEAGFDPALADSGMLEGAETYARNLEEAVEAGVFGAPFYIVDGERFWGQDRIEDLEQHLQGKL; encoded by the coding sequence GCTACCTTGCCGGGACCCGGCTCGAGCAGATGGCAGCGCGCACCGGTGCCACCGTCACCTACAAGCCGTTCGACATCGTCGCGGCGTTTGGCCGGACGGGTGGTACGCCCCCCAAGGACCGCCACATCAGCCGCATCGAATACCGGGCGCAGGAATTGCCGCGCCAGGCCAAAAAGCTCGGCATGCCCTTCAACCTGCAGCCCGCCCATTGGCCCACCAACGGCGCGCCCGCAGCCTATGCCTTTATCGCCGCGCAAAACGCCGGTGGCGGCGATCTGGGTGCCTTGGCCCACGCCATCTGCCGTGCCGTCTGGGCCGAGGAGAAGGACATCGCCGAAGACGCTGTCGTCAAAGCCTGTCTGCAAGAGGCCGGATTTGACCCCGCGCTGGCGGACAGCGGCATGCTGGAAGGTGCCGAAACCTATGCCCGTAATCTCGAAGAAGCGGTGGAGGCTGGCGTCTTTGGTGCGCCATTCTATATCGTGGACGGCGAGCGGTTCTGGGGACAGGACCGGATCGAGGATCTGGAACAACACCTGCAAGGAAAGCTGTGA
- a CDS encoding alpha/beta fold hydrolase: protein MTFHIHTRLFEGAPRRALAIHCTLGHAGAWRGVAKELQGDLSLLAMDLPSHGKSDAWDREGDLHSFCTARAKGVMDDAPMDLIGHSFGATVALRIAAENPGRVRSLTLIEPVFFAVAMLDDPALGDAYTSANRAFADAFESGDMREAARVFNRDWGDGTPWDALPEKMRDAMARLIHFVPASGPMLYKDNAGLLQPGVLSGVDMPTLLIDGGASPEISGAINMSLCARMPNTTRVTVPGAGHMAPVTHPADVAAAIAALLARTAVSDAA from the coding sequence GTGACCTTTCATATACATACCAGACTATTCGAGGGCGCGCCGCGGCGGGCTCTCGCCATCCATTGTACGCTGGGCCATGCCGGGGCGTGGCGCGGGGTGGCCAAGGAATTGCAGGGTGATCTGAGCCTGCTGGCGATGGATTTGCCGTCGCACGGAAAATCGGACGCATGGGACCGTGAGGGCGACCTGCACAGCTTTTGCACCGCACGTGCAAAGGGGGTGATGGACGACGCGCCGATGGACCTGATCGGCCATTCCTTTGGCGCGACGGTGGCGTTGCGCATCGCGGCGGAAAACCCCGGACGGGTGCGCAGCCTGACCCTGATCGAGCCCGTCTTTTTCGCGGTGGCGATGCTGGATGATCCAGCGCTCGGAGATGCCTATACCAGCGCCAACCGGGCCTTTGCAGATGCGTTCGAATCCGGCGACATGCGCGAGGCCGCACGGGTGTTCAACCGCGACTGGGGCGACGGGACGCCGTGGGATGCCTTGCCCGAAAAGATGCGCGATGCAATGGCACGGCTGATCCACTTCGTGCCGGCCAGCGGGCCGATGCTTTACAAGGACAATGCAGGGCTGTTGCAGCCCGGTGTCCTGTCGGGCGTGGACATGCCGACCCTGCTCATCGACGGGGGCGCGTCGCCGGAGATCAGCGGGGCGATCAACATGAGCCTGTGCGCCCGGATGCCCAATACCACCCGCGTCACGGTGCCGGGGGCGGGGCATATGGCGCCGGTCACCCATCCGGCCGACGTGGCGGCGGCGATTGCGGCGCTGCTGGCGCGGACGGCGGTGTCAGACGCAGCCTAG
- a CDS encoding low specificity L-threonine aldolase, translated as MFFASDNGGPVHPRIMQRLTEANDGYAMPYGNDDIMQEVRAGIRRVFEAPDAAVHLVATGTAANALALACYTQPWQTIFCSSISHIEEDECNAPEFYTGAAKLTLIPTDDKMTPDALQSAIAYRTPGNVHTAQPGPVSITQVTERGSVHTLDELRALTAVARAHDLPVHLDGARFANAAVALGCSAAEMTWKSGVDVVSFGGTKNGCMGVEAVVFFDPDKAWEFELRRKRAAHLFSKHRYLSAQMAAYLQDDLWRDMAGQANAHAARLSYGLCTRGAQLVHPTDANMIFARMPRATHQRLQAAGARYYVMDGDVATGDPDAMLMCRLVCDWSMTDAGIDAFLGCV; from the coding sequence ATGTTCTTTGCATCCGACAACGGCGGCCCCGTGCATCCGCGCATCATGCAGCGCCTGACCGAAGCCAATGACGGCTATGCCATGCCCTACGGCAACGACGACATCATGCAAGAAGTCCGCGCCGGCATCCGCCGCGTGTTCGAGGCCCCCGATGCGGCTGTCCATCTTGTCGCGACCGGCACCGCGGCCAATGCGCTGGCGCTGGCCTGCTATACCCAACCGTGGCAGACAATCTTTTGCAGCAGCATCAGCCATATCGAGGAAGACGAGTGCAATGCGCCCGAGTTCTACACCGGCGCGGCCAAGCTCACGCTGATCCCCACTGACGACAAGATGACCCCGGACGCGTTACAGTCGGCCATTGCGTATCGCACCCCCGGCAACGTCCACACGGCGCAGCCCGGCCCGGTATCGATCACGCAGGTCACCGAACGCGGGTCGGTCCACACACTCGACGAACTGCGCGCGCTGACGGCGGTGGCCCGTGCCCATGATCTGCCCGTGCACCTCGACGGGGCGCGGTTTGCCAATGCGGCCGTGGCTCTGGGCTGTAGCGCCGCCGAGATGACGTGGAAATCGGGTGTCGATGTGGTCAGCTTCGGCGGCACGAAAAACGGCTGCATGGGCGTCGAAGCGGTGGTGTTTTTCGACCCCGACAAGGCGTGGGAATTCGAATTGCGGCGCAAACGCGCGGCGCATCTGTTTTCCAAACACCGCTACCTCTCGGCGCAGATGGCGGCCTATCTGCAGGACGATCTGTGGCGTGACATGGCGGGTCAGGCCAACGCCCATGCGGCGCGTTTGTCATACGGTCTATGTACGCGCGGTGCACAGCTTGTGCATCCCACCGATGCCAACATGATTTTCGCCCGCATGCCACGTGCCACGCACCAGCGGCTACAGGCTGCCGGGGCGCGGTACTATGTCATGGACGGTGATGTGGCGACCGGCGACCCCGATGCCATGCTGATGTGTCGGCTGGTCTGTGACTGGTCCATGACCGATGCCGGCATCGACGCGTTCCTAGGCTGCGTCTGA